A region from the Candidatus Latescibacterota bacterium genome encodes:
- a CDS encoding substrate-binding domain-containing protein, producing SDEIDAGNWFMILMEDNVAFGRSDPDSDPCGYRAVLTMRLAEMHYGIHGLAEGLLEKDKRHIRPKETDLIALLESGTIDYIFLYRSVAEQHGLDFIILPSEINLADLEMAGFYEKASVKISGIKPGYWIVKKGAPMVYGVTIPLNAPHPEIARSFVEYLLAGDLGMAVMRECGQPSVVPSYTDTYDALPESLRQFALPERPEDQ from the coding sequence GGTCCGATGAGATCGACGCGGGCAACTGGTTCATGATACTGATGGAGGACAATGTCGCTTTCGGCAGATCCGATCCGGACTCCGACCCCTGCGGATACAGAGCTGTACTTACTATGCGACTGGCAGAGATGCATTATGGTATCCATGGGCTGGCTGAAGGGCTTCTGGAAAAAGATAAACGCCACATAAGGCCGAAGGAGACAGATCTGATCGCCCTGCTCGAATCAGGAACGATTGATTATATCTTTCTATACAGGTCCGTCGCTGAGCAGCACGGGCTGGATTTTATTATCCTTCCCTCCGAGATCAATCTGGCAGATCTGGAAATGGCAGGGTTCTACGAAAAGGCCTCGGTAAAGATATCCGGAATAAAGCCGGGGTACTGGATAGTCAAAAAAGGCGCGCCGATGGTATACGGTGTGACCATACCTTTGAACGCTCCTCATCCTGAGATCGCCCGTTCGTTTGTCGAGTACCTGCTGGCCGGAGACCTGGGTATGGCTGTGATGAGGGAATGCGGCCAGCCATCAGTGGTTCCTTCATATACGGACACCTATGATGCTCTGCCGGAAAGCCTGCGACAATTCGCCCTGCCGGAGAGACCGGAAGATCAATAG
- a CDS encoding ABC transporter permease — MRIFRGEMTHLVFAALGGLVLLFIIAPLAGMFLSVTPGDLSESVIDPEVSRSVRVTLFTSMGATLIMALGSVPLAWLLARKDFPLKQLINGIIDLPIVIPHSAAGIALLGVIARGTPMARLAEKAGFEFVGGYAGIMAAMAFVSVPFLVNSARDGFAAVPRQLEKAALNLGASPVRVFFTISVPIAWRSILSGLILMWARGMSEFGAVLVVAYHPMITPVLIYERFGAFGLKYARPVSVLFVTICLLFFITFRVIAGRRRDAQG; from the coding sequence ATGAGAATATTCCGCGGTGAGATGACGCATCTTGTATTTGCGGCGCTGGGTGGGCTTGTCCTGCTCTTTATCATAGCGCCTCTTGCGGGGATGTTTCTGAGCGTTACACCTGGAGATCTCTCGGAATCAGTCATCGACCCGGAGGTTTCGAGGAGCGTCAGAGTCACCCTGTTCACTTCGATGGGAGCCACCCTGATCATGGCTCTTGGTTCTGTACCGCTCGCCTGGCTGCTGGCCAGGAAAGATTTTCCACTGAAGCAATTGATAAACGGGATAATCGATCTTCCGATAGTGATACCGCATTCAGCTGCTGGCATAGCTCTGCTGGGGGTGATAGCGAGAGGGACTCCCATGGCACGTCTCGCTGAAAAGGCGGGGTTCGAGTTTGTCGGCGGTTACGCCGGGATAATGGCGGCGATGGCTTTCGTCAGTGTTCCTTTCCTTGTAAACTCCGCAAGGGACGGGTTTGCCGCTGTTCCCAGGCAGCTGGAAAAAGCAGCCCTCAATCTCGGCGCCTCCCCGGTAAGAGTCTTCTTTACCATATCGGTCCCGATCGCCTGGCGATCGATACTGTCCGGTCTGATCCTGATGTGGGCGCGCGGGATGAGCGAGTTCGGCGCGGTCCTTGTCGTCGCGTACCATCCGATGATCACACCGGTGTTGATCTATGAAAGGTTCGGAGCCTTCGGCCTGAAATACGCGCGGCCTGTCTCGGTCCTCTTCGTTACGATATGTCTTCTCTTTTTCATCACGTTCAGGGT